In Maridesulfovibrio sp., the following proteins share a genomic window:
- a CDS encoding chloride channel protein gives MSPFLNVNMWKDLVRSYRNVSHFRWLVLGILVGILSGIIAVLFFGAVELGKHFFMSQLAGLSLPAPEGEELFHGHAAEHLRTWTIPICLTIVGLVTGWLVNKYIPETVSGGTDGTDATIKCFHQGAGRMRPLVPIIKGISSIFTISAGGSAGREGPITQMGAGIGSWLAEKLKLSTKERRILLLSGAAGGLGAIFRAPLGGALTAIEVIYREDFESEAILPSVISSVVSYSLFTLFYGTDPIFGIPRFVFHDPRELIFYVALAFACTLAGWMYIRTFRFIKYSVFYQIKDRLGLMWATGIGGLMMGIMGMFFPQVLTGGYGWLEMAIMGEIPLMMMIAIVIGKTVATSMTIGSGMSGGMFAPALFVGGMSGGIVGQIAGKYYPDIVTQPGGYVLVGMAAFFAGVAKAPIGPLIMVCELTQGYGLLAPLMLASALCIVLGRGFSLYEHQVESKFDSPAHIEDKTINILEGLHVDTHYKPGRVTTLEEGTTLKALTDIIANTNELYFPVKNEEGVITGILTIQNVRNHLFNPDLFDLILAKDLATKPATLKEGDDLYTALLKFVDSDYGQIPVVSEDDPNRIIGILNRENVFRAYAKAVKELREAAE, from the coding sequence ATGAGCCCTTTTCTTAATGTAAATATGTGGAAAGACCTGGTCCGTTCCTATCGCAATGTCAGCCACTTCCGCTGGCTGGTGCTGGGAATCCTGGTTGGTATTCTTTCTGGTATTATCGCCGTACTTTTTTTCGGTGCGGTAGAACTTGGAAAACATTTTTTCATGAGCCAACTGGCCGGACTATCCCTGCCAGCCCCGGAAGGTGAAGAACTTTTCCACGGGCACGCTGCGGAGCATCTACGCACGTGGACCATCCCCATCTGCCTGACCATAGTAGGTCTGGTCACAGGATGGCTGGTCAATAAATACATTCCCGAGACAGTTTCCGGTGGAACAGATGGAACAGATGCGACTATCAAATGTTTCCATCAGGGAGCGGGACGTATGCGTCCTCTCGTACCAATCATTAAAGGAATCAGCTCCATATTCACTATTTCTGCCGGGGGTAGTGCCGGGCGTGAAGGCCCAATTACCCAGATGGGAGCCGGGATAGGTTCATGGCTGGCAGAGAAGCTGAAGCTTTCCACAAAGGAACGACGCATCCTGCTTCTTTCCGGCGCGGCCGGCGGCCTTGGCGCGATCTTCCGCGCCCCTCTTGGTGGCGCACTCACCGCCATTGAAGTAATATACCGAGAAGACTTCGAATCTGAGGCCATACTGCCTTCAGTCATATCCTCGGTTGTTTCATATTCACTTTTCACTCTTTTCTACGGAACAGATCCGATCTTTGGAATTCCCCGTTTCGTTTTCCACGATCCGCGCGAACTTATTTTTTACGTTGCACTGGCCTTCGCCTGTACTTTGGCGGGCTGGATGTACATCCGTACCTTCCGCTTCATTAAATATTCTGTTTTCTATCAGATCAAAGACCGTCTGGGCCTTATGTGGGCCACCGGCATCGGCGGATTGATGATGGGCATAATGGGTATGTTTTTCCCGCAGGTACTCACAGGCGGGTACGGCTGGCTGGAAATGGCCATCATGGGAGAAATTCCGCTCATGATGATGATAGCGATCGTAATCGGAAAGACTGTTGCTACCTCAATGACCATCGGTTCCGGTATGTCCGGCGGTATGTTCGCTCCGGCCCTGTTTGTAGGTGGTATGTCCGGCGGTATCGTCGGCCAGATTGCCGGAAAATATTACCCGGACATCGTCACCCAGCCCGGTGGCTATGTACTGGTCGGCATGGCTGCATTCTTTGCCGGTGTTGCAAAAGCTCCCATCGGCCCGCTGATCATGGTCTGTGAACTGACTCAGGGTTACGGCCTGCTGGCGCCGCTCATGCTCGCCTCCGCGCTGTGCATCGTGCTTGGCCGTGGATTTTCACTCTACGAGCATCAAGTCGAAAGTAAATTTGATTCCCCTGCTCATATTGAAGACAAGACCATTAACATCCTCGAAGGGTTACACGTGGACACCCACTATAAACCGGGACGCGTAACAACCCTCGAAGAAGGAACCACGCTCAAGGCACTGACTGACATCATTGCGAACACCAACGAGCTGTACTTCCCGGTCAAGAATGAAGAGGGAGTCATCACCGGAATCCTGACCATCCAAAATGTCAGGAATCACCTGTTCAATCCGGACCTCTTCGACCTGATTCTCGCCAAGGATCTCGCAACTAAACCAGCTACCCTTAAAGAAGGCGACGATCTCTACACCGCCCTGCTCAAATTCGTTGACAGCGACTACGGACAGATTCCGGTTGTAAGCGAAGATGACCCGAACAGGATCATCGGTATCCTGAACAGGGAAAACGTATTCCGCGCTTATGCAAAGGCAGTTAAGGAATTACGTGAAGCTGCGGAATAG
- the hslV gene encoding ATP-dependent protease subunit HslV, protein MEMRGTTILAVKDDKGTAMIGDGQVTLGQAVVMKHSAVKVRTLYNDQVIAGFAGATADAFTLFERFEKKLKTYSGNLVRSAVEMATDWRTDKFLRKLEAMIMVADAEHILIISGNGDVIEPDDGVAAIGSGGSYALSAARALMRNTEMPAADIAQKSMEIASEICVYTNDNFVIKTLEK, encoded by the coding sequence ATGGAAATGAGAGGAACAACCATTCTGGCCGTCAAGGACGACAAAGGTACTGCCATGATCGGCGACGGTCAGGTAACACTGGGCCAGGCTGTGGTTATGAAACATTCCGCCGTCAAAGTCCGTACCCTTTACAATGATCAGGTTATCGCCGGATTCGCTGGTGCGACCGCTGATGCCTTCACTCTTTTTGAACGCTTTGAAAAAAAACTGAAAACCTACTCCGGCAACCTTGTTCGCTCCGCGGTTGAAATGGCTACCGACTGGCGCACAGATAAATTCCTGCGCAAACTGGAAGCTATGATTATGGTCGCCGATGCTGAGCATATCCTTATAATCAGCGGAAACGGAGATGTTATCGAACCCGATGATGGTGTCGCCGCAATCGGTTCCGGTGGTTCCTATGCGCTTTCCGCAGCCCGTGCGCTCATGCGTAATACAGAAATGCCGGCCGCTGACATCGCCCAGAAATCCATGGAAATCGCCAGCGAAATCTGCGTCTACACCAACGACAACTTCGTTATCAAAACCCTCGAAAAATAA
- the hslU gene encoding ATP-dependent protease ATPase subunit HslU, translating to MSNLTPREIVSELDKFIIGQSDAKRMVAIAMRNRWRRQQLPPELRDEIAPKNIIMMGPTGVGKTEIARRLAKLAGCPFFKVEATKFTEVGYVGRDVESMVRDLMEIGINLVRKEEMEKVKVKAEKHAEDALLDILLPSSKPKQNGMGFFNSSEQQEQEVKPVADQSSTREKFRKMWREGKLDEREVEIQVTVQGGGVEIMSMPGMEDMGMQVNDMVSKMFPGKKKTRKVKTREAYEILIQQESDKLIDMDNVAELARERVEQGGILFLDEIDKIAGNQEGGGSANVSREGVQRDLLPVVEGCVVNTKYGMVKTDHILFISAGAFSYAKPSDLIPELQGRFPLRVELTSLDKDDFYRILTEPQNALTVQYKALLETENLSIDFSREALEEVAFNAQKFNEETENIGARRLYTIMEKILSDLSFEAPDRSGDSIIIDKEYVQEQLQDVTEDRDLSRYIL from the coding sequence ATGAGCAATCTTACCCCAAGAGAAATCGTATCCGAACTGGACAAATTCATTATCGGCCAATCTGATGCTAAAAGAATGGTTGCAATTGCCATGCGTAACCGTTGGCGCCGTCAGCAGCTACCGCCGGAACTTCGCGATGAAATAGCACCCAAAAACATCATCATGATGGGCCCCACCGGGGTTGGTAAAACCGAGATCGCCCGCCGCCTTGCAAAGCTCGCCGGATGTCCTTTCTTTAAAGTTGAAGCAACTAAATTCACCGAAGTAGGCTATGTGGGCCGCGATGTAGAATCCATGGTCCGCGACCTGATGGAAATCGGCATCAATCTTGTTCGCAAGGAAGAAATGGAAAAGGTAAAAGTCAAAGCTGAAAAGCATGCCGAAGATGCCTTGCTGGACATCCTGCTGCCTTCTTCCAAGCCCAAGCAAAACGGCATGGGATTCTTCAATTCCTCTGAACAGCAGGAGCAGGAAGTAAAACCGGTAGCCGACCAGTCCTCCACGCGCGAAAAATTTCGCAAAATGTGGCGCGAAGGCAAGCTTGATGAACGAGAAGTGGAAATCCAGGTGACAGTTCAAGGTGGCGGTGTTGAAATCATGTCCATGCCCGGTATGGAAGATATGGGCATGCAGGTCAACGACATGGTCAGCAAAATGTTTCCCGGCAAAAAGAAAACACGCAAGGTCAAAACACGTGAAGCTTATGAAATCCTCATCCAGCAGGAATCAGACAAGCTGATCGACATGGATAACGTTGCTGAACTGGCCCGTGAACGTGTAGAACAGGGCGGGATACTCTTTCTCGACGAGATTGACAAAATTGCCGGAAATCAGGAAGGCGGCGGCTCCGCAAACGTATCCCGTGAAGGAGTTCAACGCGATCTTCTTCCTGTGGTGGAAGGATGCGTGGTTAATACCAAATACGGTATGGTTAAAACTGACCACATCCTGTTTATTTCCGCAGGAGCATTCAGCTACGCCAAGCCCTCGGACCTGATTCCAGAGCTTCAGGGACGTTTTCCTCTGCGAGTTGAACTGACCTCACTCGATAAAGACGACTTCTACCGCATCCTCACAGAGCCACAGAACGCACTGACCGTTCAGTACAAGGCACTGCTTGAAACTGAAAATCTGTCTATTGATTTCAGCCGCGAAGCCCTTGAGGAGGTTGCCTTTAACGCACAGAAATTCAATGAAGAGACAGAAAATATCGGTGCCAGAAGACTCTACACCATTATGGAAAAGATCCTTTCTGATCTTTCTTTCGAAGCACCAGACCGATCCGGGGACTCCATTATTATTGATAAAGAATATGTTCAGGAACAACTACAGGATGTAACAGAAGATAGAGACCTGTCACGTTATATACTCTAG
- a CDS encoding tetratricopeptide repeat protein has product MSTELTPMPKIKGTFSTKLVQEIGTGTTKRKVIQSFLYFAEEKDNGEIGLRVLNENDVPAGEEQIISKEELLESFTPEVELYISTVFPAIQHLNKTLAKADRERQHGNTFTAEMEYGKALKIDEDNIRANFGIGLCYLDRNEAEKATDVFKRLIDLDAAFGKQHKHLFNDFGISLRKNEMFDEAIRFYTRALGLTDNDENIYFNIARCLYDKGQKKESLEYAEKCLAINPQSKPALKLKKFLNTKKGV; this is encoded by the coding sequence ATGAGCACAGAGCTAACTCCCATGCCTAAGATTAAAGGCACTTTTTCCACCAAACTGGTGCAGGAAATCGGAACCGGGACAACGAAAAGAAAAGTTATCCAGTCATTCCTGTACTTTGCTGAAGAAAAAGACAATGGAGAGATAGGCTTACGGGTCCTCAATGAAAATGATGTTCCAGCCGGTGAAGAACAAATAATAAGCAAAGAAGAGCTGCTGGAATCTTTCACCCCCGAAGTGGAACTTTATATTTCCACTGTATTTCCCGCCATCCAGCACTTGAACAAAACTCTCGCCAAGGCGGACCGTGAAAGACAGCACGGCAATACTTTCACAGCTGAAATGGAGTACGGTAAGGCTCTTAAGATAGATGAAGACAACATCCGCGCCAACTTCGGAATAGGGCTCTGCTATCTTGACCGTAATGAAGCGGAAAAAGCTACAGACGTTTTCAAGAGGCTTATTGATCTGGATGCAGCATTTGGAAAGCAACACAAACATCTTTTCAATGATTTCGGCATCTCGCTGCGCAAAAATGAGATGTTTGATGAAGCTATAAGATTTTATACCAGAGCGCTCGGTTTGACCGACAATGATGAGAACATATACTTCAATATTGCCCGGTGCCTGTATGATAAAGGCCAAAAAAAAGAATCCCTGGAATACGCTGAGAAGTGCCTTGCCATCAATCCGCAATCTAAACCGGCTTTAAAACTGAAAAAATTCCTTAACACCAAGAAAGGTGTTTGA
- a CDS encoding flagellar hook-basal body complex protein — protein sequence MGFSSLYTAATGVKSHGMLMHQIGANLANVNTLAYKSGDTFLETLASQNSAKANSGIVSGGTHTAGQIGLGSRVAATRINFKEGSFESSSSSTDIAIGGQGFFRVADPVSSTSYYTRAGNFHFDKEGHLVDGHYNRLQGYKINADGVIGTTSSDITLPMKEETNASGETVQVVKSDPKGTDSVSIRTNLDSGATDNSQDDGNPFFSLLNEWNGSSDTPLNADKYEYNSSIQIYDDNGNKHNLVVYFDKVTNDGDSSDKRHWEYIVTVDPKSDASALGGTSGAGLVMAGTLTFSGDGTLLNQSAFTLADGATDAKDLNNWEQAALNSNGQPTFDVIMSGAIGTPASQTISLDMGITSATDSWTNTGMTAADIGSNASSLPGMDQGRINALATTDYYGSSSTISHSQDGFGEGYLQNVAFNTEGVLVAMFSNGQTSDLYQVNLYNFKNEYGLRREGSNYFTATKDSGDGVQGVAKKQGLGSVVSNSLETSNVDLAEEFATMILTQRGFQANSKGITTTEAMINTALGIKK from the coding sequence ATGGGTTTCAGCTCATTATATACAGCCGCAACTGGCGTAAAATCGCACGGAATGCTGATGCATCAGATTGGTGCCAACCTCGCCAACGTTAATACTCTCGCTTATAAGAGCGGCGATACCTTTTTGGAAACGCTTGCCAGCCAGAACTCGGCTAAAGCAAATTCCGGTATTGTTTCAGGAGGCACGCACACTGCCGGGCAGATCGGTCTCGGCTCAAGGGTTGCTGCTACCAGAATCAATTTCAAGGAAGGTTCTTTCGAATCATCAAGTTCCAGCACAGATATCGCAATCGGTGGTCAGGGATTTTTCCGTGTAGCGGACCCGGTAAGCTCAACCAGCTATTATACCCGTGCGGGTAATTTTCATTTCGACAAGGAAGGACATCTCGTAGACGGTCATTACAACAGGCTACAGGGTTACAAGATAAACGCTGACGGCGTAATCGGGACAACTTCCAGTGATATTACCCTGCCCATGAAGGAAGAGACAAACGCCAGCGGTGAAACAGTTCAGGTTGTAAAATCAGACCCGAAGGGAACAGACTCGGTATCTATCCGTACCAACCTCGATTCCGGAGCGACAGATAACAGTCAGGATGATGGTAATCCGTTCTTTTCACTTCTTAATGAATGGAATGGCTCCAGCGACACTCCGCTTAATGCTGATAAATATGAGTACAACAGCTCTATCCAGATTTATGATGACAACGGCAACAAGCATAATCTGGTTGTATATTTTGACAAAGTAACCAACGATGGAGACTCATCAGACAAACGTCACTGGGAATATATTGTAACCGTCGATCCGAAGAGTGACGCTAGCGCTCTTGGCGGAACTTCCGGTGCAGGACTGGTCATGGCCGGAACCCTCACTTTTTCCGGTGACGGAACCCTGCTCAACCAGAGTGCCTTCACTCTCGCAGATGGCGCAACCGATGCCAAGGATCTCAACAACTGGGAGCAGGCTGCTCTGAACAGTAATGGACAGCCGACCTTTGATGTCATCATGTCCGGAGCAATAGGCACTCCTGCATCACAGACTATTTCCCTCGATATGGGTATAACTTCTGCAACTGACTCCTGGACAAACACAGGAATGACAGCAGCGGATATAGGCAGCAATGCATCTTCCCTGCCCGGAATGGATCAGGGTAGAATCAATGCGCTTGCAACCACAGACTATTACGGTTCATCTTCAACCATCAGCCATTCACAGGACGGATTCGGAGAGGGTTACCTTCAGAATGTAGCCTTCAACACAGAGGGGGTGCTGGTGGCCATGTTCTCGAACGGGCAGACCAGCGATCTCTATCAGGTGAATCTGTACAATTTTAAAAATGAGTACGGACTGCGCCGTGAAGGTTCAAACTACTTCACCGCGACAAAAGACTCAGGTGACGGAGTTCAAGGTGTTGCCAAGAAGCAGGGACTAGGCTCGGTAGTAAGTAACAGCCTGGAGACATCCAACGTTGACCTTGCAGAAGAATTTGCCACCATGATCCTGACCCAGCGCGGGTTTCAGGCCAACTCAAAAGGCATAACCACCACAGAGGCCATGATCAACACGGCTCTGGGAATAAAGAAATAA